The following are encoded together in the Plasmodium vinckei vinckei genome assembly, chromosome: PVVCY_12 genome:
- a CDS encoding pre-mRNA-splicing factor CWF7, putative, protein MWRNTNESNEENEAVDKIEDRNDDYTLNKYDEDKKKKNEKLYKSIELHYLVNALPYIDSYDNEMEQNAKKLIEEEMNIMKETNQVKEYLENFPIPDLLYLKDNNSIIQNELKRYEQNNKMDMLNFDHYNIENNPESNINNNSTINQAKKTFENHQLVLENLHNALINIELMNKYKEVIWSEHMKTFTQVDINLQNSIKSLKENIDNINKKRKLHHLSYVNDLTTLQNERKDFKRKNSLVLKEIKKLISENMIMKYKQNLI, encoded by the coding sequence ATGTGGAGGAATACGAATGAAagtaatgaagaaaatgaggCAGTGGACAAAATTGAGGATAGAAATGATGATTAtactttaaataaatatgatgaggataaaaaaaaaaaaaatgaaaaactaTATAAATCAATTGAACTACACTATTTAGTAAATGCCTTACCATATATTGATTCCTATGATAATGAAATGGAAcaaaatgcaaaaaaattaatcgAAGAagaaatgaatataatgaaagaaacaaatcaagtaaaagaatatttagAAAATTTCCCAATTCctgatttattatatttaaaagataataattcaattatacaaaatgaattaaaacgatatgaacaaaataataaaatggacATGCTTAATTTTGatcattataatattgaaaataatccagaaagtaatataaataataatagtactATTAATCAAgctaaaaaaacatttgaaAATCATCAACTAGTTTTAGAAAATTTACATAATgctttaataaatatagaacttatgaataaatataaagaagtTATTTGGAGTGAGCATATGAAAACTTTTACTCAAGTTGATattaatttacaaaattcaattaaatcattaaaagaaaatattgataatataaataaaaaaagaaaattgcATCACTTAAGTTATGTTAATGATTTAACAACTCTACAAAATGAACGAAAAGATTTTAAGCGAAAAAATTCACTAGTTCttaaagaaattaaaaagttgATATCagaaaatatgataatgaAGTACAAgcaaaatttaatatag
- a CDS encoding 60S ribosomal protein L19, putative, with amino-acid sequence MSLKLQKRLAASVLKCGKNKIWMDPNEINEISLANSRFSIRKLYKEGLILKKPPKVYSRARVRLYKLAKRKGRHMGIGKRRGTKNARTNTKTLWIKRQRVLRRLLKRFRDAKKIDRHLYHSFYLRCKGNQFKNKRTLIEAIQREKAEILKKKTIADQLEAKRLKAQILRNKRKMKKDKE; translated from the exons atg tcgCTTAAGTTGCAGAAAAGATTAGCAGCTTCCGTTTTAAAATGCGgaaagaataaaatatggatgGACCCAAATGAAATCAATGAAATATCGCTAGCTAATTCAA GGTTTAGCATAAGGAAATTGTACAAAGAAGGTTTGATTCTAAAAAAACCACCTAAGGTATACAGTAGAGCAAGAGTTCGATTGTATAAGTTGGCTAAAAGAAAGGGAAGACATATGGGTATAGGTAAAAGAAGAGGTACAAAAAATGCCAGAACCAACACAAAAACATTATGGATTAAACGTCAACGTGTATTAAGAAGATTATTAAAAAGATTTAGAGATgccaaaaaaatagatagACATTTATATCactcattttatttaagaTGCAAAGGTAAccaatttaaaaacaaaagaacTTTAATTGAAGCTATACAAAGAGAAAAAGCtgaaattttgaaaaagaaaactaTAGCTGACCAATTAGAAGCTAAGAGATTAAAGGCACAAATTTTAAgaaacaaaagaaaaatgaaaaaagataaagaataa